A segment of the Candidatus Caldatribacterium sp. genome:
GGCAGGGTTCCAGGTGTACCTTGTGGAGAAGTCCGCGAGCATTGGGGGCCTCATGGCCCGCCTTGACAAGACCTTTCCCACAAATGACTGCGCCATGTGCATCCTCTCGCCGAAGCTCGTGGAGTGCGGCCGCCACCTGAACATCGAGATTCTCACCCTTGCCGAAGTTGTCGATATCTCCGGGGAGCCGGGGCATTTTGTGGTCACCGTTCGGGAGAATCCCCGCTACGTGGATGTGGCTTCCTGTACCGGTTGTGGAGATTGCGCCGAGGTCTGTCCCGTGGATATCCCGAACGACTTTGAGGGGAGACTCGCCACCCGAAAGGCTATTTACCGCCTCTTCCCTCAGGCCTTTCCCGGAGCCTTCCAGATTGAGAAGAGAGGAACCCCAAACTGCCAGGCGGCCTGTCCCCTTGAGCAGAAGGCCCAGGGGTACATTGCTCTCATCCGGAAGGAGCGTTTCGAAGAGGCTCTGCAAGTCGTCCGGATGGATAACCCCTTCCCGGGAATCTGCGGTCGAGCCTGCCATCACCCCTGCATGGAGAACTGCCAGCGGGGGATGCTCGATGCGCCGCTACGCATTCCGTACCTCAAGCGCTTCCTTGCCGATTTCGAGCGAGAACTCGGAAGGCCCCTCCTCCCAGAGCCAAAGGAAGCTCGCGGTGAAAGGATTGCGGTGGTTGGAGCTGGACCAAGTGGCTTAAGCTGTGCCTATTTTCTCCGTCTTTTGGGGTATGAGGTCGTCGTCTTTGAAGCCCAGGACCACCCAGGGGGGATGATGCGCTTTGGGATTCCTCCCTACCGGCTCCCTCGAGATGTGGTGGAGTGGGAGATTGAGGCAATACGGAAGCTTGGGGTAGAGATTCGCTGTGGCACCGTCTGGGGGAGGGACTTCACGCTTTCTGACCTTCTTCACGGGGGATTTGCCGCGGTGTACCTTGCCTGCGGAGCCTGGAAAGGGGCAAAACTGGGCATCGAGGGCGAGGACCATCCTCAGGTCATAGACGGTTTGGCGTACCTTGTCCGCTGCCACCGCTTTGAAGACATCCCTCAGGCAGAACGCATTGCCGTTATCGGTGGAGGGAACGTGGCCGTCGATTGCGCCCGAACGGCACTTCGCCAGGGAGCCAAAGAGGTCACCGTTTACTACCGCCGCTCCTACGATGAGATGCCTGCTCGTCCTGAGGAAGTTGAAGAGGCAAAAGAAGAAGGAGTCGAGTTCGTTTTCTGCGCGGCACCAAAAAGGTTCATCGCAAGAGATGGACGCTTACTCCTTGAAATGTCGGGAGTCCGCCTCTGTGCTCCTGATGAGTCGGGGAGACGCCGACCCGAGGTGATTCCAGGAAGTGAGTTTACGGTATCCGCCGACCTCTACATTGTGGCCACCGGGCAGAAGGTGAGTATTCCCGAGAATGAGGGGCTTGAGCTCACCCCCTGGGGAACGGTAAAGGTCGGTAAAAACCTTGCCACATCCCGTCCTCGGGTTTTTGCAGGGGGTGACCTCGTCCTTGGTCCGGCAACCCTTGTTGAAGCCATAGCCCATGGGAAGCGGGCGGCGTACGCGATTGATGCCTTCCTCCGAGGAGAATCCTTTGACGAGAAGACGCTTCCTCCTGCTCCCCTGTCCATTCCCTGGAGGGAGAAAAGGAATCCTGGGAAACCTCCGGAAAAGCTTAAAGTTTCGAAGCGTCTCTTGGGTTTCTCTGAAGTTGTGTCCGGCTACACAAGAGAGGAGGCGGTGGAAGAGGCATCGCGCTGCCTCTCCTGCGGGGGATGTGCGGAGTGTCTGCGCTGCGTTTTGGCCTGCAAGAGGAACGCCATACGCCATGGGGACAGGGAACGCCTTCGGACGCTTGAGGTCGGAGCGATTGTGTACGCCACGGGGACCGATGTTTTCCACCCGGAGGAACGTCTTCGGGAACTCGGCTACCGCCGATACCCCGATGTCATCACGAGTCTTGACTTTGAGCGAATCCTCAATGCCTCCGGTCCCACAAGGGGGAAGGTTTTTCGACCCTCCGACGGCAAGGTCCCCCAAAAGATTGCCTTTGTCCAGTGCGTGGGTTCCCGAGACGAAAAACGAGGGAACTCCTACTGTTCTTCGGTCTGCTGCATGTACGCTGTAAAGGAAGCTCTGGTGGCACAGGAACACCTCCTCGTTGAGGGAGAGGGTTCTCCTTCTTGCTGTGGTCCCCAGGAGGGCTCAGCTTCGGGGAAGACTTCCCCCCTTGAGGTGACCATTTTCCTCATCGACATGCGGGCCTTTGGGAAGGATTTCGAAGGGTACTACGAGCGGGCAAAAAGAGCGGGTATTCGCTTCGTCCGGGGGCGGGTGAGCCATATCGAGCAGGAGGGAGAAAAGCTCCTTGTGTTCTACGTCGACGAGGGTGGGCAAAAGAAAAGCGAAGCCTTTGACCTTGTGGTCCTCTCGGTGGGGCTTGCGGTTCCAGAGGAGGAAAAGAAACGCCTTTTGAGACTTTGTGTTCCTCTTGACCCCGAGGGTTTCCCGTACTTTTCTTCCTTTGCGACGCGGATGGTCCGGCCGGGAATCTGGGTATGCGGAAGCCTTGCTGGTCCCAAGGACATACCCACAACGGTAGTGGAGGCAAGTTCTGCCTCCTGTGAGGTTGGGTCATTCCTTGCCCCCTCTCGTTTCAGCAGGATCCGGGAAAAGACGTACCCCCCGGAGCGGGATGTTACCTCTGAGTCCCTGCGAATTGGAGTTTTCGTATGCCGCTGCGGAATCAACATTGCCGGAGTGGTAGATACGGGGAAGGTTGTGGAATGGGCGAGAAGCCTTCCTGGAGTGGTGTACGCCGAGGAGAACCTGTACACCTGCTCCCAGGACACCCAAGAGCGAATCAAAGAGAAAATCCGAGAATATCGCCTGAATCGGGTAGTAGTTGCCTCCTGTTCCCCACGAACCCATGAACCTCTCTTCCGGGAGACCCTGAAAGAAGCAGGTCTCAACCCGTACCTCTTTGCGATGGCCAACATCCGCGACCAGTGCTCCTGGGTGCACCAGGGAGAGAAAGAGAAAGCCACCGAGAAGGCCAAGGACCTTGTGGCTATGGCGGTGGCAAAAGCGGCACTCCTTGAGCCCTTGACACCGATTCCCGTTCCCGTGGAAAAGGCAGTCCTTGTTATCGGTGGAGGACTTGCGGGAATGACCGCTGCTTTGGAGGCGGCAAGGCAGGGTATCACGGTGTACCTTGTGGAGCGCAAGAAGGAACTTGGGGGACAGGACCTTCCCTACACCATTGAAGGAGTGGACCTTGGGGCGCTTCGGGAGAGGCTCAAGGAGGAAATCAGCAAAAACCCGAAAATTACGGTGTTCACCGAGAGCACCCTCCTTGAGGTCAACGGCTTTGTGGGGAACTTTGAAAGTGTTGTGGAAAGGAAGGGGACTCTCCACAGGGTGAAGCACGGGGGAATCATCGTTGCCACCGGGGGAGAAAAGTTCATCCCGCGGGAGGGGGCTTTCCTCTACGGTAAGAGTAACCGGGTCCTGACGCAGAGGGAACTTGAAAGGAAAATCGCCACTTCTGAGCCCTTTTCCCCGCAACAGGTGGTCATGATTCAGTGCGTTGGTTCCCGGGATAGAGAACATCCCTACTGCAGCAGGGTGTGCTGCATCCAGGCGGTGAAAAACGCCCTGCGCCTTAAGGAAATTTCTCCAAGCACAGAGGTCGTTATCCTCTACCGGGACATGCGTACCTACGGCCTTTACGAGCGGTACTACAGGAAAGCTCGGGAACAAGGGGTTCTCTTCCTTCGGTTTGGGGATGAAGAGATGCCCTCTGTGGAGGAAAAGGACGGCAAGCTCTTCGTGCGCTTTTTTGACCCTCTCCTTGAGGAAGAGGTTACCCTTTCCCCGGATCTTGTCGTTCTGAGTACAGGTATCAAGCCTTGCGAGGACGCCCTGTCCCTTTCGAAGCTCCTCAAGGTTCCCCTTACTCAGGACGGATTCTTCCTCGAGGCCCATGTGAAACTCCGTCCGGTGGATTTTGCTACCGAGGGTATCTACGTGTGTGGGCTTGCCCATGGACCGAAACTCGCTGAGGAGAGCATCCTCCAGGCTAAAGCCGCAGTGGCCCGTCTCATGACGGTCCTGAGCAAAAACCTCCTCTTTGCCGAGGCTCAGATTGCCTCTGTTGATGAAAAGAAGTGCGTCGCCTGTGGGGACTGCGAGCGGGTGTGTCAGTACCGGGCAATTGCGGTGGATAGAGAAAGGAACGTAGCCCAGGTCAATCGTGCCCTCTGCAAAGGGTGTGGACTGTGCAGTGCAACGTGTCGGAGTGGAGCTGTGCGATTGTACGGCTTTACTCCGGAGGCTATTCTCGCCGAGGTGGAGTACCTCTATGAGTCTTGAGTGGGAACCTAAAATTGTTGCTTTTCTCTGCCACTTCTGCAGTTACGCAGGGGCGGATCTTGCCGGAGTGAGTACCCTCCGAATATCCGGGTCATTCGGGTCCCCTGTTCAGGCAGTGTCGACCCCCTTTACATCCTCAAGGCCCTTCGAGAGGGGGCAAGTGGCGTGCTCGTTTCCGGATGCCACCCCGGGGACTGCCATTGCCTGAAGGGGAACTACTTTGCCCGGAGGAAGTTCCTCGTGCTCCATGAGCTTTTGGAATTCCTGGGCCTTGGGGGGCGGGTCCACTTTTCCTGGGTTTCGGCTTCAGAGGGACAGCGTTTCGCCGAAGTTGTGACTTCGGTTGTGGAGGCGGTGCAAAGAATTGGACCGAATCCTTTGTCGGAGGAGCAAAAGTCCCATGATTTCGGATGCACTCCGTGAGGTTTCCCGTAAACTCCTTGAGGAAGGGGTTGTTCGCGGGGTCTTGGGGTACAGGAAAGGTTCCTTACCTTTTCGGGCTCGACCGCACCTTTTCCAGAGTCCGGAAGAACTCGGAGAACTCGTCTTTAACCCTTTCTGTGGCGTGAACCTCGCAAGGTACCTCTTCCATCTCCCCAAGGGTTTCGGGAAGGTCGCTGTTCTTGCTAAGGGGTGCGATGGTCGGTCTCTCGTGGTCCTCATGAAAGAGGGCCAGGTACGCCGGGAGGACCTTGTGATTCTTGGGATACGTTGTCCGGGAATGGTGGACCGGAGGAAACTCGGGGAATGGAGAGACCTCAGGGAGGACGAGGTGAGTTTTGGGGAAGGGGAGATTTCCATCCGAGGGGAAACGTATCCCTTCTCGTCCTTTCTTGAGGCTTCGTGTCGGCGTTGCCGTCACCGAAGTCCTTCGGTGTACGATGTCTTGGTAGGGGATGAGGTTTCATCCCCTCCCTTTGAAGATACCCTCGCTTCCCTCTGGAATCTCCCCGAAGAAAAACGGTGGGAATTCTTTGCCCAGGAGCTCTCCCGTTGCATTCGTTGCTACGCCTGTCGGAATGCCTGTCCTTTGTGCTACTGCAAGGAGTGCTTTGCCGAAAGCCACAGGCCTTCCTTCCTCCACCCCTCCCCAACCCTTCGGGATAACTTTGTGTTCCATGTGGGGAGGGCGATGCACCTTGCAGGAAGATGCACCGAATGCGGGGCCTGCGAGCGGGCCTGTCCTTTAGGAATACCCATTGCCACCATTTTCTTCGCCGTTTCCGAGACGGTACGGAAACACTTTGCTTTTGAGGCAGGGATAGACCTTGAGGCCCCGGCTCCTTTTGTGACCTATCGGGAGGATGATCCCAATGCGTTTATCCGATAGCGGCAAGCTCATACCGTACGAAGCACTCTGGGAATGGGTGGGATCTCGGAAGGCTTTTGCAACCGAAATCGTTGCCCGACGCATAGAAATTCCCTTCCCTTCTCTTCCCACTCCCAAAACCCTCCTTCTTCCTCAGAGGGAGGCGCTCTACCGCTTTTCCTGGAGAGAGAGACGCTGGCATGTTACCCCCCTCCCCCCTCCGGAAGAAGAGGTTCTCCTCTTTGCAGCGCCCTGTGAGGTCAGAGCCGTCGTTGATGTTCTGGATGAGGTTTTCCTCAGGAGTTCCCCTGAGGATTCGTACTATGCCGAGAGACGCCGAAACCTTATCCTTGGAGTTGTGGGGTGCACCTTCTTTGAGGCAACCTGTTTCTGTACGAGAGTGGGAGGGCATCCGCTCTCCTGGGAGGGTGGGAACTTCTTCCTCCTCCCTTTCCTTGAGGGTGTCTATACCGAGGGGGTAGATGTGGCAGGGCGATCCCTTACCCCTTTGGAGAAGGAAGAGCTCAAAAGAATCGAGGAGAACCTTGAGAGGCAGGCTCCGCCGCCCCTTCCCCCAGGAACTCCTGAGCTCCTCTACGGGGCTTTCGAGAAAGAGCTCTGGGAGGAGGTGGCCTGGAGGTGTCTGAACTGCGGGGCTTGCACGTTCCTCTGTCCAACCTGCTTTTGCTTTGACCTTGCCCTTGAGGGGAGGCTCCAGGGGGCAATGATTCGAACCTGGGATAGCTGCATGTTCCCCAAGTTCACGCTCCATGCTTCCTCTCACAATCCCAGGCCCCACCGCACGCAGCGGGTTCGCCAGCGGGTCCTCCACAAGTTCTCGTACTTCCCCCTGCGAAAGGGAAAATTCGGCTGCGTGGGATGTGGACGATGTGTGGAAATTTGTCCGGTCAACTGGGATATTCGGGAGGCGGTAGAGAGGATGATATCCTGTGCCCTTTGAGGGAATTTACGTGCCTCTCCTTCTCCCCATAGAGGAGATTATCGATGAAACCCGGGATATTAAGACCTTTCGAATCCGGCGTCCGGAGGGTTTCACGTACCGTCCGGGGCAATTCGCCGAAATTTTTGTGCCAGGAGTGGGGGAAGCCCCCTTTTCCATTTCTTCTTCCCCCACAGAGAGAGCTTTCCTCGAGTTCAGCGTGAAACGCATCGGCTCGGTTACCGGGGCTCTTCATCGCCTGAACCCGGGGGACACCGTTGGGGTCCGAGGGCCGTATGGAAACGGGTTTCCCGTTGAGGAGCTTTTTGGGAGGAACCTCCTCTTTGTCGGTGGGGGCATTGGCCTTGCACCTTTGCGTTCCCTCATCAACTACGTCCTCTCTCCGGAACACCGCAAGTCCTTTGGAGAGGTTTTCATTCTCTACGGAGCCCGTACGCCGAAAGACCTCGTCTTCCGCTGGGAGCTTGAGCGGTGGGAGGAACGAAAGGACCTCACCCTCTGCCTCACCGTTGACGAGGGGGATGCTTCCTGGACAAAAAGGGTGGGGCTTGTGCCGAAAGTTCTCGAGGAGGTTTTTCGATTCCCTCCTGAGGGCTGGGTAGCGCTTGTTTGCGGTCCACCGATTATGATAAAGTTTACCATCAAAGCCCTGAGGGAGCTCGGCTTTGAGGGGCGTAGTATCATCACCACTTTGGAAATGAAGATGAAGTGCGGTCTTGGGAAGTGCGGGCGCTGCAACATCGGCCCGTACTACGTGTGCCAGGATGGACCGGTGTTCTCCTGCGAGGTTTTGGAGAGAATGCCTGAGGAGTACTGACCATGGAGTACAAAGAGGCGCTGGAATTCCTTTTCGGGCTCATCAATTACGAGAAGACGAACATTCCCTACACGGACTTGAAACTTGAGCGGATGCGGGAGTTCATGGCCCGAATCGGAAACCCTGAAAAGCGCGTACCCACAGTCCTTATTGCCGGAACAAAGGGAAAGGGGAGCACCTCATATATCCTCCACCGTCTCTTTGGGGCTTTTGGTTTCCGCTGCGGACTCTACTCGAAGCCTCACCTTTTCACCTTTCGGGAACGCATTCGCATCGATGACCGGTGCATTGCTCCTTGGGAACTTGCGGGACTCCTTACCGAAGTTCGTCCGGTGGTGGAGGCAATGGAGCGGGAGTCTCCCTGGGGGAAACCGACGTATTTTGAAGTTTCTGTGGGCCTTGCCTTCCTCTACTTTGTGCGGCGCGGGGTGGATGTTGCGGTTGTCGAAGTTGGACTTGGGGGAAGGCTTGATGCCACCAACGTCTCCGAGCCCCAGGTGACCGTCATCACCCCGGTGAGCTTTGACCACATGGAGGTTCTTGGAGATACGCTGGCGAAAATCGCCTGGGAAAAAGCGGGTATCCTCCGCTCAGGAGTACCTCTTGTCCTTGCCCCGCAGAGGGAAGAGGCGCGAATGACCATTCTTGCCGAGGCTCAGAAGAGGGGAGCACCGGTTTTTGAAGTGTCCTCCTGTGCCCGGGCAGACATTACAGCACGGAGTCCTCAAGGGTCTCGGTTCCTCTTTGAGGTGAATCAGTGGGGGAGAGGTGAGGTTTCCCTCCCTCTTTTGGGGGACCACCAGGTGGAGAATACTCTGGCGGCGTTCCTTGTCCTTGCCCTTTGGGGTCTTTCCTTTGATCTTTCCCGCCTTCAGGAAGCTCTCCGGTCCCTTCGCTGGCCGGGGAGGGTGGACGTTCTCTCCTTGAGCCCCCTCCTTGTCTTTGATGTGGCGCATAACCAGGCTTCCTTTCAGGTCCTTCGGGAAGCTCTCTCGCGCTACCTCGGGGTGGACAAAGCGGTGTACCTCCTTGGGTTCCTCGGGGGGAAGGATTGCAGAGGAATTGCCCAGGAACTCAAGAGTTCTTCGGCTTACCTTGTGCTCACGGAGCCCCTGCATCCTAAGGCCATGTCGGCTTTTGAGGCTTTTTCCTTTTTCTCGGAGCTTTCTGTTCCGTGTGAAGTTGTTCCCGATGCCCTTCAGGCTAAGGAAAGGGCTCTTTCCTTAGCGAGAAACCTGGGGCTTCCCCTGGTGGTTGCAGGGTCTTTTTACCTTGCCCGGCCTTTCCAGGAGGAGTTCCAGGTGGGAGAAGTACTCGAAGAGGAGGTGGAGCTGTGCTGATTGTTGCCGAGCGCATCAATGCGGCGCGGAAACCCATTCGGGAGGCCCTGGAGCGGAAAGATGCGGCAT
Coding sequences within it:
- a CDS encoding FAD-dependent oxidoreductase, with protein sequence AGFQVYLVEKSASIGGLMARLDKTFPTNDCAMCILSPKLVECGRHLNIEILTLAEVVDISGEPGHFVVTVRENPRYVDVASCTGCGDCAEVCPVDIPNDFEGRLATRKAIYRLFPQAFPGAFQIEKRGTPNCQAACPLEQKAQGYIALIRKERFEEALQVVRMDNPFPGICGRACHHPCMENCQRGMLDAPLRIPYLKRFLADFERELGRPLLPEPKEARGERIAVVGAGPSGLSCAYFLRLLGYEVVVFEAQDHPGGMMRFGIPPYRLPRDVVEWEIEAIRKLGVEIRCGTVWGRDFTLSDLLHGGFAAVYLACGAWKGAKLGIEGEDHPQVIDGLAYLVRCHRFEDIPQAERIAVIGGGNVAVDCARTALRQGAKEVTVYYRRSYDEMPARPEEVEEAKEEGVEFVFCAAPKRFIARDGRLLLEMSGVRLCAPDESGRRRPEVIPGSEFTVSADLYIVATGQKVSIPENEGLELTPWGTVKVGKNLATSRPRVFAGGDLVLGPATLVEAIAHGKRAAYAIDAFLRGESFDEKTLPPAPLSIPWREKRNPGKPPEKLKVSKRLLGFSEVVSGYTREEAVEEASRCLSCGGCAECLRCVLACKRNAIRHGDRERLRTLEVGAIVYATGTDVFHPEERLRELGYRRYPDVITSLDFERILNASGPTRGKVFRPSDGKVPQKIAFVQCVGSRDEKRGNSYCSSVCCMYAVKEALVAQEHLLVEGEGSPSCCGPQEGSASGKTSPLEVTIFLIDMRAFGKDFEGYYERAKRAGIRFVRGRVSHIEQEGEKLLVFYVDEGGQKKSEAFDLVVLSVGLAVPEEEKKRLLRLCVPLDPEGFPYFSSFATRMVRPGIWVCGSLAGPKDIPTTVVEASSASCEVGSFLAPSRFSRIREKTYPPERDVTSESLRIGVFVCRCGINIAGVVDTGKVVEWARSLPGVVYAEENLYTCSQDTQERIKEKIREYRLNRVVVASCSPRTHEPLFRETLKEAGLNPYLFAMANIRDQCSWVHQGEKEKATEKAKDLVAMAVAKAALLEPLTPIPVPVEKAVLVIGGGLAGMTAALEAARQGITVYLVERKKELGGQDLPYTIEGVDLGALRERLKEEISKNPKITVFTESTLLEVNGFVGNFESVVERKGTLHRVKHGGIIVATGGEKFIPREGAFLYGKSNRVLTQRELERKIATSEPFSPQQVVMIQCVGSRDREHPYCSRVCCIQAVKNALRLKEISPSTEVVILYRDMRTYGLYERYYRKAREQGVLFLRFGDEEMPSVEEKDGKLFVRFFDPLLEEEVTLSPDLVVLSTGIKPCEDALSLSKLLKVPLTQDGFFLEAHVKLRPVDFATEGIYVCGLAHGPKLAEESILQAKAAVARLMTVLSKNLLFAEAQIASVDEKKCVACGDCERVCQYRAIAVDRERNVAQVNRALCKGCGLCSATCRSGAVRLYGFTPEAILAEVEYLYES
- a CDS encoding 4Fe-4S dicluster domain-containing protein, encoding MISDALREVSRKLLEEGVVRGVLGYRKGSLPFRARPHLFQSPEELGELVFNPFCGVNLARYLFHLPKGFGKVAVLAKGCDGRSLVVLMKEGQVRREDLVILGIRCPGMVDRRKLGEWRDLREDEVSFGEGEISIRGETYPFSSFLEASCRRCRHRSPSVYDVLVGDEVSSPPFEDTLASLWNLPEEKRWEFFAQELSRCIRCYACRNACPLCYCKECFAESHRPSFLHPSPTLRDNFVFHVGRAMHLAGRCTECGACERACPLGIPIATIFFAVSETVRKHFAFEAGIDLEAPAPFVTYREDDPNAFIR
- a CDS encoding 4Fe-4S dicluster domain-containing protein, translated to MRLSDSGKLIPYEALWEWVGSRKAFATEIVARRIEIPFPSLPTPKTLLLPQREALYRFSWRERRWHVTPLPPPEEEVLLFAAPCEVRAVVDVLDEVFLRSSPEDSYYAERRRNLILGVVGCTFFEATCFCTRVGGHPLSWEGGNFFLLPFLEGVYTEGVDVAGRSLTPLEKEELKRIEENLERQAPPPLPPGTPELLYGAFEKELWEEVAWRCLNCGACTFLCPTCFCFDLALEGRLQGAMIRTWDSCMFPKFTLHASSHNPRPHRTQRVRQRVLHKFSYFPLRKGKFGCVGCGRCVEICPVNWDIREAVERMISCAL
- a CDS encoding FAD/NAD(P)-binding protein, with protein sequence MPFEGIYVPLLLPIEEIIDETRDIKTFRIRRPEGFTYRPGQFAEIFVPGVGEAPFSISSSPTERAFLEFSVKRIGSVTGALHRLNPGDTVGVRGPYGNGFPVEELFGRNLLFVGGGIGLAPLRSLINYVLSPEHRKSFGEVFILYGARTPKDLVFRWELERWEERKDLTLCLTVDEGDASWTKRVGLVPKVLEEVFRFPPEGWVALVCGPPIMIKFTIKALRELGFEGRSIITTLEMKMKCGLGKCGRCNIGPYYVCQDGPVFSCEVLERMPEEY
- a CDS encoding bifunctional folylpolyglutamate synthase/dihydrofolate synthase; the encoded protein is MEYKEALEFLFGLINYEKTNIPYTDLKLERMREFMARIGNPEKRVPTVLIAGTKGKGSTSYILHRLFGAFGFRCGLYSKPHLFTFRERIRIDDRCIAPWELAGLLTEVRPVVEAMERESPWGKPTYFEVSVGLAFLYFVRRGVDVAVVEVGLGGRLDATNVSEPQVTVITPVSFDHMEVLGDTLAKIAWEKAGILRSGVPLVLAPQREEARMTILAEAQKRGAPVFEVSSCARADITARSPQGSRFLFEVNQWGRGEVSLPLLGDHQVENTLAAFLVLALWGLSFDLSRLQEALRSLRWPGRVDVLSLSPLLVFDVAHNQASFQVLREALSRYLGVDKAVYLLGFLGGKDCRGIAQELKSSSAYLVLTEPLHPKAMSAFEAFSFFSELSVPCEVVPDALQAKERALSLARNLGLPLVVAGSFYLARPFQEEFQVGEVLEEEVELC